One Bosea sp. 685 DNA segment encodes these proteins:
- the panC gene encoding pantoate--beta-alanine ligase, producing the protein MRAKVAAWHEAGEKVALVPTMGALHQGHIALVKEAQRHARRVITSIFVNPTQFAPHEDFKKYPRTFDTDCAMLAEAQADAVFFPQVEEMYPPGFATRILLLGPAAVGLDDRFRPTHFEGVATVCCKLFTQSQADCAVFGEKDYQQLKVVTRMASDLDLGIEIVPLATFREPDGLAMSSRNRYLSAEHRALAPLLHKVMQALAARLRNRDDLFRAVTEAQGEIISAGFELDYLEARHAESLAPVTSLADGPIRILVAARIGGTRLIDNIAV; encoded by the coding sequence ATGCGGGCCAAGGTCGCGGCCTGGCATGAAGCGGGCGAGAAGGTCGCGCTGGTGCCGACCATGGGCGCGCTGCATCAAGGCCATATCGCGCTGGTGAAGGAAGCCCAGCGCCATGCGCGGCGCGTCATCACCTCGATCTTCGTCAACCCGACGCAGTTCGCTCCGCATGAGGACTTCAAGAAGTATCCGCGCACCTTCGACACGGACTGCGCGATGCTGGCCGAGGCGCAGGCCGACGCGGTCTTCTTCCCCCAGGTCGAGGAGATGTATCCGCCCGGCTTCGCCACCCGCATCCTGCTGCTCGGCCCCGCCGCGGTCGGCCTCGACGACCGCTTCCGGCCGACACATTTCGAAGGCGTTGCAACGGTTTGCTGCAAACTCTTTACCCAGAGTCAGGCTGATTGCGCCGTTTTCGGCGAGAAGGACTATCAGCAGCTCAAGGTGGTGACGCGGATGGCTTCCGATCTCGACCTCGGCATCGAGATCGTCCCGCTGGCGACCTTCCGCGAGCCCGACGGCCTCGCCATGTCCTCGCGCAACCGCTACCTCTCGGCCGAGCATCGCGCGCTCGCGCCGCTGCTGCACAAGGTCATGCAAGCGCTCGCCGCGCGCCTGCGCAACCGCGACGATTTGTTCAGGGCGGTGACCGAGGCGCAGGGCGAGATCATCTCGGCCGGCTTCGAGCTCGACTATCTGGAGGCACGCCACGCAGAGTCACTGGCGCCAGTGACCTCGCTCGCCGACGGGCCGATCCGGATCCTGGTCGCGGCGCGGATCGGCGGAACGCGATTGATCGACAATATTGCCGTTTGA
- a CDS encoding peptidoglycan-binding domain-containing protein, producing the protein MFRSRRLSACLPLLKVTSSAPLARGAAGPAVATMQDLLNDLGFSFVKSFKNGQWDGIFGSETDANVRKFQLQKGLASDGMIGPKTLGLFDQLILADPLLELPDFGKYKTGQAFDRVLPAEQRGNMYW; encoded by the coding sequence ATGTTTCGGTCCCGTCGCCTTTCAGCCTGCCTGCCTTTGCTCAAGGTGACGTCGTCTGCGCCACTCGCCCGTGGCGCCGCCGGACCCGCTGTCGCGACGATGCAGGATCTGCTCAACGACCTCGGCTTCAGCTTCGTCAAATCGTTCAAGAATGGCCAGTGGGACGGGATTTTCGGCAGCGAGACCGACGCTAATGTGCGCAAGTTCCAGCTGCAGAAAGGGCTTGCCTCCGATGGGATGATCGGCCCCAAGACGCTGGGACTGTTCGATCAGTTGATCCTCGCGGACCCGTTGCTCGAATTGCCCGATTTCGGGAAATACAAGACAGGCCAGGCGTTCGACCGGGTTCTCCCGGCCGAGCAGCGCGGCAACATGTACTGGTAG
- a CDS encoding D-alanyl-D-alanine carboxypeptidase has protein sequence MAASPAEARKRRHHGAGGGYTPPYAAMVVDVKSGRTLHAVNEDAPRIPASLTKVMTLYMLFEQMERGRFSMDSELKVSAYAAAQPPTKLGLRPGSTIAVEDAIKGMITLSANDASVVVAESIAGSEDAFAELMTRKARSLGMSSTRFHNPHGLPHSPPNLTTARDLTILARAIQERFPRYFPLFQTRSFQYGERTIRGHNRLLGRIEGVDGIKTGYTRASGFNLMTSAKSEGRQIVSVVLGGRSGASRDKIMADLVVANLPRAATSGRASTMVAEAPEPEEAPRRAAPVAAAPPQPVAVAAVEPMPVPRPRIQQEAPLPAAARAYTATTTTPIAPPRPLNVGAQPLQLSGMRTVTATTTPSAMRWSIGSQPADAKVLRPPANVDVTSSIAKVSEPDEEALAKLAQGKPQEVKQQETKQAERKIELRQPVAVAVADKKSEPATTTLVAKAAADTKANDARPVASLASGKWIIQLGATDDEAKAKDILARARSKAAGPLADASGFTEKVEKGGATLFRARFAGFEDPKDAQNACTKLKRDGFACFATRG, from the coding sequence ATGGCCGCGTCTCCGGCCGAAGCCCGCAAGCGTCGCCACCATGGCGCCGGCGGCGGCTATACGCCGCCTTACGCGGCCATGGTCGTGGACGTGAAGAGCGGCCGTACCCTCCACGCCGTCAATGAGGATGCGCCGCGCATCCCCGCCTCCCTGACCAAGGTCATGACGCTCTATATGCTGTTCGAGCAGATGGAGCGCGGCCGCTTCAGCATGGATTCCGAGCTCAAGGTCTCGGCTTATGCCGCGGCCCAACCGCCGACCAAGCTCGGCCTGCGCCCGGGCTCCACCATCGCGGTCGAGGACGCCATCAAGGGCATGATCACACTCTCGGCCAACGACGCCTCGGTTGTGGTCGCCGAGAGCATCGCCGGCTCGGAGGACGCCTTCGCCGAGTTGATGACGCGCAAGGCGCGCTCGCTCGGCATGAGCTCCACGCGCTTCCACAACCCGCACGGCCTGCCGCATTCCCCGCCGAACCTGACCACGGCACGCGACCTCACCATCCTCGCCCGTGCCATCCAGGAGCGGTTCCCGCGCTATTTCCCGCTCTTCCAGACGCGCTCCTTCCAATATGGCGAGCGCACGATCCGCGGCCACAACCGCCTGCTCGGCCGCATCGAGGGCGTCGACGGCATCAAGACCGGCTACACCCGCGCCTCGGGTTTCAACCTGATGACCTCGGCCAAATCGGAAGGCCGCCAGATCGTCTCGGTCGTGCTCGGCGGCCGCTCCGGCGCCTCCCGCGACAAGATCATGGCCGATCTCGTGGTCGCCAACCTGCCTCGCGCCGCCACCAGCGGCCGCGCCTCGACCATGGTCGCCGAAGCGCCCGAGCCGGAGGAGGCGCCGCGCCGCGCCGCGCCGGTTGCCGCCGCACCGCCGCAGCCTGTCGCCGTCGCCGCCGTCGAGCCCATGCCGGTGCCGCGCCCGCGCATCCAGCAGGAAGCACCGCTTCCCGCCGCCGCCCGCGCCTACACCGCCACCACCACGACGCCGATCGCGCCGCCGCGTCCGCTCAATGTCGGCGCCCAGCCGCTGCAGCTTTCGGGCATGCGCACCGTGACCGCCACGACGACGCCCTCGGCGATGCGCTGGTCGATCGGCTCCCAGCCGGCCGACGCCAAGGTCCTGCGCCCGCCGGCGAATGTCGACGTCACCTCCTCGATCGCCAAGGTCTCCGAGCCCGACGAAGAGGCCCTCGCCAAGCTCGCCCAGGGCAAGCCGCAGGAGGTCAAGCAGCAAGAGACGAAACAGGCCGAGCGCAAGATCGAACTGCGCCAGCCCGTCGCCGTGGCCGTCGCGGATAAGAAGTCCGAGCCTGCCACCACCACCCTTGTCGCCAAGGCTGCAGCCGACACCAAGGCGAACGACGCCCGCCCGGTGGCGAGCCTCGCCAGCGGAAAATGGATTATCCAGCTCGGCGCCACCGATGACGAGGCCAAGGCCAAGGACATCCTCGCCCGCGCCCGCTCCAAGGCGGCCGGCCCCCTGGCCGATGCCTCCGGCTTCACCGAGAAGGTCGAGAAGGGCGGCGCCACCTTGTTCCGCGCCCGCTTCGCCGGTTTCGAGGACCCCAAGGACGCCCAGAACGCCTGCACGAAGCTGAAGCGCGACGGTTTCGCCTGCTTCGCGACCCGCGGCTGA
- a CDS encoding aminoglycoside phosphotransferase family protein — translation MDSATPADFESWQYFEPWLSRWALTPDGDAIITHGSRLLPVRRQGEPAMLKLPETEDERLGYRLLEYWDGDGAARLLARDEVAMLIERAIGKRSLAAMARNGRDDEATLILCEAIARLQQPRGPAPTGLIPLETWFKDLFAMAQQRGGLLARSAATARELLAAQREILPLHADLHHENVLDFEGRGWRAIDPKCVIGDRAFEYTILFCDPALSDPEPPVALGRFERRLDIVVARSGLERPRLLQWLIAWCGLSAAWFLGDDDPLAEINLAIMAKAIAALDG, via the coding sequence GTGGATTCCGCTACGCCTGCCGATTTCGAGTCTTGGCAATATTTTGAGCCCTGGCTGTCACGCTGGGCGCTCACGCCCGATGGCGACGCCATCATCACCCATGGCAGCCGCCTGTTGCCGGTGCGCCGTCAGGGCGAGCCCGCCATGCTGAAGCTGCCCGAGACCGAGGATGAGCGCCTCGGCTACCGCCTACTCGAATACTGGGACGGCGACGGGGCCGCACGCTTGCTTGCCCGCGACGAGGTCGCCATGCTGATTGAACGCGCCATCGGCAAGCGCTCGCTTGCGGCCATGGCACGCAACGGCAGGGACGATGAAGCGACACTCATCCTCTGCGAGGCGATCGCCCGCCTGCAGCAGCCGCGCGGCCCGGCTCCAACCGGACTGATCCCGCTCGAAACCTGGTTCAAGGACCTGTTTGCGATGGCGCAGCAGCGCGGCGGCCTCCTCGCCCGCTCGGCCGCGACGGCGCGCGAACTGCTGGCGGCGCAGCGAGAGATCCTGCCGCTCCATGCCGATCTCCACCACGAGAATGTGCTGGATTTCGAGGGGCGCGGCTGGCGCGCCATCGACCCGAAATGCGTCATCGGCGACCGCGCCTTCGAATACACCATCCTGTTCTGCGACCCCGCTCTCTCCGATCCCGAGCCCCCGGTCGCGCTGGGCCGTTTCGAGCGCCGGCTTGACATCGTCGTCGCGCGATCGGGGCTGGAGCGCCCCCGTTTGCTGCAATGGCTCATCGCCTGGTGCGGCCTCTCGGCCGCCTGGTTCCTCGGTGACGACGACCCGCTGGCCGAGATCAACCTGGCGATCATGGCAAAGGCGATCGCCGCGCTCGACGGTTAG
- a CDS encoding aldo/keto reductase family oxidoreductase, translated as MSTIEPSGAFVLGDRPVKRLGYGAMQLAGPGVFGPPKDRDAALAVLREAVAASVNHIDTSDFYGPHVTNRIIREALHPYPDDLVIVTKVGARRGEDKSWIPAFSADELTQAVHDNLGNLGLDILDVVNLRAMFDVHGPAEGSLEAPLATLAELQRKGLIRHIGLSNVTPTQVAEARKMVEVVCVQNQYNLAHRTDDALIDDLARDGLAYVPFFPLGGFNPLQSSILSDVAAQLGATPMQVALAWLLHRAPNILLIPGTSSVAHLHDNLAAADIVLPDDALTALDGIAAPAAHG; from the coding sequence ATGTCCACGATCGAACCATCCGGCGCATTCGTCCTAGGCGACCGTCCCGTGAAGCGCCTCGGCTACGGCGCCATGCAACTCGCAGGGCCCGGCGTCTTCGGCCCGCCCAAGGATCGCGACGCCGCGCTAGCCGTCCTGCGCGAGGCGGTGGCGGCGAGCGTGAACCACATCGACACCTCGGATTTCTATGGGCCCCACGTCACCAACCGGATTATCCGCGAGGCCCTGCATCCCTATCCCGACGACCTCGTCATCGTGACGAAGGTCGGTGCCCGGCGCGGCGAGGACAAATCCTGGATTCCAGCCTTCTCGGCCGACGAGCTGACGCAGGCGGTCCACGACAACCTCGGCAATCTCGGTCTCGACATATTGGACGTCGTCAATCTCCGCGCCATGTTCGATGTCCACGGCCCGGCGGAAGGATCGCTCGAGGCGCCGCTCGCCACACTGGCCGAACTCCAGCGCAAGGGCCTCATCCGGCATATCGGGCTGAGCAATGTCACGCCGACGCAGGTCGCGGAAGCGCGCAAGATGGTCGAGGTCGTCTGCGTCCAGAACCAGTACAATCTGGCGCACAGGACCGACGACGCCCTGATCGACGATCTCGCCCGCGACGGCCTCGCCTATGTGCCGTTCTTCCCGCTCGGCGGTTTCAACCCCCTGCAGTCGTCCATCCTGTCGGACGTCGCCGCGCAGCTCGGCGCCACGCCGATGCAGGTCGCGCTCGCCTGGCTGCTTCACCGGGCGCCCAACATCCTCCTGATCCCTGGGACCTCGTCCGTCGCGCATCTGCACGACAATCTGGCTGCGGCGGATATCGTCTTGCCCGACGATGCACTCACGGCCCTGGACGGAATCGCGGCGCCGGCAGCTCACGGCTGA
- a CDS encoding LysR family transcriptional regulator, producing the protein MKVDLGDLNAFVAVARAKGFRDGARASGGSASGLSEAVRRLEAQLGVRLFNRTTRSVAVTEAGQRLLDRLGPALTEVETALDVVNSFRDRPAGTLRLNVPASASRLILPAIVPPFLAAYPEIRLEVVAEESFVDVLAAGCDAGIRYDERLEQDMIAVPIGPRVQRFAAAAAKSYLDRAGRPAHPRDLLGHACLRGRFASGGMAPWEFERDGEVVRVDPTGPLLVTIGAVDLKVDAAIAGSGIVYLFEGWLRPYLESGALEPVLESWWQSFPGPFLYYPGRRLVPAPLRAFLDFVKAAGGGA; encoded by the coding sequence ATGAAAGTCGATCTGGGCGATCTCAACGCCTTCGTGGCGGTCGCGCGCGCCAAGGGCTTTCGCGATGGCGCACGGGCCAGCGGCGGTAGCGCGTCGGGATTGAGCGAGGCGGTCCGCCGGCTCGAGGCGCAGCTCGGTGTCAGGCTGTTCAACCGCACCACACGCAGCGTGGCAGTGACGGAGGCTGGCCAACGCCTGCTCGATCGCCTCGGGCCGGCTCTCACGGAAGTGGAAACGGCGCTCGACGTCGTAAACAGCTTTCGCGACAGGCCCGCGGGAACGCTGCGCCTCAACGTGCCGGCCAGCGCGTCGCGGCTCATCCTGCCCGCCATCGTGCCGCCGTTCCTGGCCGCCTATCCGGAGATTCGGTTGGAAGTGGTCGCCGAGGAAAGCTTCGTCGATGTCCTCGCCGCCGGCTGCGACGCCGGCATCCGCTATGACGAGCGCCTGGAGCAGGACATGATCGCAGTGCCGATCGGCCCCCGGGTCCAGCGTTTTGCGGCTGCGGCGGCCAAGAGCTATCTCGATCGCGCCGGCCGTCCGGCGCATCCCCGCGACCTGCTCGGCCATGCCTGCCTTCGTGGCCGCTTTGCGAGCGGCGGCATGGCCCCCTGGGAGTTCGAGCGCGACGGAGAGGTGGTGCGGGTCGATCCCACAGGACCGCTTCTGGTGACGATCGGTGCGGTCGACCTCAAGGTCGATGCTGCAATCGCGGGCTCCGGCATCGTCTATCTCTTCGAGGGCTGGCTGCGCCCGTATCTCGAGAGCGGCGCGCTCGAACCGGTGCTCGAATCCTGGTGGCAGAGCTTTCCGGGGCCGTTCCTGTATTATCCCGGCAGGCGCCTGGTTCCCGCTCCACTGCGAGCCTTCCTCGATTTCGTCAAGGCAGCGGGCGGCGGGGCCTGA
- a CDS encoding altronate dehydratase family protein, with product MLDKALPPRTLTLNAADNVAVAVDPVDVGVTAAGVTALKRIPRGHKLALAKIATGEPIRKFGQIIGFATVDIPPGEWVHEHNTGFHAFERDYAFCAEAKPEFVLPVEQQATFEGFRRANGKAGTRNYVGILTSVNCSASAARFMAEEVKRSGLLADYPNVDGVIALTHGTGCGIDYNGESFEVLKRTTWGYACNPNMAAVLVVGLGCEGFQIKRMKDAYGVEESDVFRTLTIQETGGTKKAVAAGIEALKVMLPIANRAVRETVPASELMLALQCGGSDGYSGITANPALGKAVDLLVEHGGTAILSETPEIYGAEHLLTRRAATREVGEKLVGIIKWWEDYTARARMDMNNNPSPGNKAGGLTTILEKSLGAAAKGGTKTLAAVYHYAEQVKSKGFVYMDTPGYDPVSATGQVAGGANILAFTTGRGSAYGCKPTPSVKLATNTPMYLKQTDDMDINCGDVLDGVTLEEKGKEIFDYLLRIASGEHSKSEEMGYGDAEFVPWQIGATM from the coding sequence ATGCTCGACAAAGCGCTTCCTCCCCGCACGCTCACGCTCAACGCCGCCGACAATGTCGCGGTCGCGGTCGATCCGGTCGATGTCGGCGTCACTGCCGCGGGCGTCACCGCGCTGAAGCGGATTCCGCGCGGGCACAAGCTGGCGCTGGCGAAGATCGCGACCGGCGAGCCGATCCGCAAATTCGGCCAGATCATCGGTTTCGCCACGGTCGATATTCCACCTGGCGAATGGGTGCATGAGCACAATACCGGCTTCCACGCCTTCGAGCGTGACTATGCCTTCTGCGCCGAGGCCAAGCCCGAATTCGTGCTGCCGGTCGAGCAGCAGGCGACCTTCGAGGGCTTCCGCCGCGCCAATGGCAAGGCCGGCACGCGCAACTATGTCGGCATCCTCACTTCGGTGAACTGCTCGGCCTCGGCGGCGCGCTTTATGGCCGAGGAGGTCAAGCGCTCGGGCTTGCTCGCCGATTATCCCAATGTCGACGGCGTCATCGCGCTGACCCACGGCACCGGCTGCGGCATCGATTATAATGGCGAGAGCTTCGAGGTGCTGAAGCGCACGACCTGGGGCTATGCCTGCAATCCGAACATGGCCGCCGTCCTCGTCGTCGGGCTCGGCTGCGAAGGCTTCCAGATCAAGCGGATGAAGGATGCCTATGGCGTCGAGGAGAGCGACGTCTTCCGCACGCTGACGATCCAGGAGACGGGCGGGACGAAAAAGGCGGTCGCCGCCGGCATCGAGGCGCTGAAGGTGATGCTGCCGATCGCCAACCGCGCCGTGCGCGAGACTGTGCCGGCCTCGGAATTGATGCTGGCGCTGCAATGCGGCGGCTCGGACGGCTATTCCGGCATCACCGCCAACCCGGCATTGGGCAAGGCCGTCGACCTCCTGGTCGAGCATGGCGGCACCGCGATCCTCTCGGAGACGCCGGAGATCTACGGCGCCGAGCATTTGCTGACCCGCCGGGCCGCCACCCGCGAGGTGGGAGAGAAGCTCGTCGGCATCATCAAGTGGTGGGAGGACTATACCGCCCGCGCCCGGATGGACATGAACAACAATCCGTCGCCCGGTAACAAGGCCGGCGGCCTCACCACCATCCTGGAGAAGTCGCTCGGCGCTGCCGCCAAGGGCGGCACCAAGACGCTGGCCGCCGTCTATCATTATGCCGAGCAGGTGAAGTCCAAGGGCTTCGTCTACATGGACACGCCCGGCTACGACCCGGTCTCCGCCACGGGGCAGGTCGCCGGCGGCGCCAATATCCTCGCCTTCACCACCGGCCGCGGCTCGGCCTATGGCTGCAAGCCGACGCCCTCGGTGAAGCTCGCTACCAACACGCCGATGTATCTGAAGCAGACCGACGACATGGACATCAATTGCGGCGATGTGCTCGACGGCGTGACGCTGGAAGAGAAGGGCAAGGAGATCTTCGACTACCTGCTGCGCATCGCGTCGGGCGAGCATTCGAAGTCCGAAGAGATGGGCTATGGCGACGCCGAGTTCGTGCCCTGGCAGATCGGGGCGACGATGTAG
- a CDS encoding phasin family protein has product MIQQFETIQKASKENVDAALKAFGATSKGVQTIAVEASDYAKKSFEAGTATIEKLAAVKTLDKAIEIQTDYVKTAFEGAVAQLTKMGELYTALAKDAYKPFEGIVAKAVPAAK; this is encoded by the coding sequence ATGATCCAGCAGTTCGAGACGATCCAGAAGGCTTCGAAAGAGAACGTCGATGCGGCCCTGAAGGCTTTCGGCGCCACCTCCAAGGGCGTGCAGACCATCGCCGTCGAGGCTTCCGACTACGCCAAGAAGTCCTTCGAGGCCGGCACCGCGACGATCGAGAAGCTCGCCGCCGTGAAGACCCTGGACAAGGCGATCGAGATCCAGACCGACTACGTCAAGACCGCTTTCGAGGGCGCCGTCGCCCAGCTCACCAAGATGGGCGAGCTCTACACCGCCCTTGCCAAGGACGCCTACAAGCCGTTCGAAGGCATCGTCGCCAAGGCCGTTCCGGCCGCCAAGTGA
- a CDS encoding VWA domain-containing protein — MSDKTDRALGKAETTAPQAAGASTPGAIDRFLGAAKQLAPLATGQAGRLVFALDATMSRQPTWDLACSLQARMFEVAGKSGGLAVQLVYFRGLMECRSSGWVGEPQRLNGLMSRIACEGGQTQIHRVLKHVRNEAKTVPIRAFVFVGDAMEEDVDALAALGGELGLRGIRGFMFQEGHDPAASAAFATIARLTGGAHARFDVNAPGSLLDLLRGAAAYASGGREALLRLAGDNAAVKRLLSAMDGGRA, encoded by the coding sequence ATGAGCGACAAGACCGACCGTGCCCTGGGCAAGGCCGAAACCACCGCGCCACAGGCTGCGGGGGCTTCGACGCCGGGTGCGATCGACCGTTTCCTGGGAGCCGCCAAGCAACTCGCGCCGCTGGCGACGGGGCAGGCGGGCCGGCTCGTCTTCGCGCTCGACGCCACGATGAGCCGCCAGCCGACATGGGATCTTGCCTGCTCCTTGCAGGCGCGGATGTTCGAGGTCGCGGGCAAGAGCGGCGGGCTTGCGGTCCAGCTCGTCTATTTCCGCGGGCTGATGGAGTGCCGCTCCTCGGGCTGGGTCGGCGAGCCGCAGCGCCTCAACGGGCTGATGAGCCGGATCGCCTGCGAGGGCGGCCAGACGCAGATCCATCGCGTGCTCAAGCATGTCCGCAATGAGGCGAAGACCGTGCCGATCCGCGCCTTCGTCTTCGTCGGCGATGCGATGGAGGAGGATGTCGATGCGCTCGCCGCGCTTGGCGGAGAGCTCGGCTTGCGTGGGATTCGCGGTTTCATGTTCCAGGAAGGCCATGACCCCGCCGCCAGCGCCGCCTTCGCGACGATCGCGCGCCTGACCGGCGGTGCGCATGCGCGCTTCGACGTGAATGCGCCGGGCTCGCTGCTCGATCTGCTGCGCGGCGCCGCCGCCTATGCCAGCGGCGGGCGCGAGGCGCTGCTGCGGCTCGCCGGCGACAACGCCGCGGTCAAGCGGCTCTTGAGTGCCATGGATGGAGGCCGAGCTTGA
- a CDS encoding DnaJ domain-containing protein, which yields MSLFYGVAVLILLWWVSKLFAGANPKLLAKAVKTGGGVLSLGVAALLMLRGRLDMAIFVGGLGAWLLGWSAYGPGGMRFPWGGGAGTSTTPGARSKVESRLLQMELDHDSGGMTGKVRAGAFAGRDLDGLSLPEISALMRECLAGDPDGARLLEAYLDRRTPGWREDADRHRDTGQGGAAGPGAMSQQEAYEILGLQPGAGEQAIREAHRSLMKRIHPDAGGSSGLAARVNQAKDVLLK from the coding sequence TTGAGCCTGTTTTACGGCGTCGCCGTGCTGATCCTGCTCTGGTGGGTGTCGAAACTGTTCGCTGGTGCCAATCCGAAGCTCCTGGCCAAGGCGGTGAAGACCGGGGGCGGCGTGCTGTCGCTCGGCGTCGCGGCCCTGCTGATGCTGCGCGGGCGGCTCGACATGGCGATCTTCGTCGGCGGGCTCGGCGCCTGGCTGCTCGGCTGGAGCGCCTATGGGCCGGGCGGAATGCGCTTTCCCTGGGGCGGAGGGGCCGGGACGAGCACGACGCCGGGCGCGCGCTCCAAGGTCGAATCCAGGCTGCTGCAGATGGAACTCGACCATGACAGCGGCGGCATGACCGGCAAGGTCCGGGCCGGGGCCTTTGCGGGGCGCGATCTCGATGGCTTGAGCCTGCCGGAGATCAGCGCCTTGATGCGCGAATGCCTCGCGGGCGATCCGGACGGCGCCCGCCTGCTAGAGGCATATCTCGACCGCCGGACGCCCGGCTGGCGTGAAGACGCTGATCGTCACCGCGACACGGGGCAAGGTGGCGCGGCGGGCCCGGGCGCGATGTCGCAGCAGGAGGCCTACGAGATCCTGGGGCTTCAGCCGGGGGCGGGTGAGCAGGCGATCCGCGAGGCCCATCGGAGCCTGATGAAGCGGATTCATCCGGATGCCGGCGGCAGCAGCGGCCTTGCCGCCCGCGTCAACCAGGCCAAGGACGTCCTTCTGAAGTGA
- a CDS encoding SDR family NAD(P)-dependent oxidoreductase, with the protein MRGLAGKAILVTGSSTGIGYAMAQRLVADGAKVLVHGRDEAEVEAACRHLGASAQGTTGDLADPATAQTLVDATVKAFGRIDGLVNNAGIYPRGVLTETTATFFDHIFAINTRAPLLCAEAAIRAFRLQKSGGAIVTVGSINAYCGLSNLTVYSMSKGALMTMTRNLANALGPEHIRVNQLNVGWTFTANEDVTQQREGQKPGWQDHVPLKLAPTGRIMQPEEIAAHTAFWLSDESAPVSGQLYEAEQYPLIGRV; encoded by the coding sequence ATGCGCGGACTTGCAGGCAAGGCCATCCTCGTCACCGGCTCCTCGACCGGCATCGGCTACGCCATGGCGCAGCGATTGGTGGCGGATGGCGCGAAAGTGCTCGTCCATGGCCGCGACGAGGCCGAGGTCGAGGCCGCCTGCCGGCATCTCGGCGCCTCAGCGCAAGGGACCACCGGCGACCTCGCCGACCCCGCCACCGCGCAAACGCTGGTCGATGCCACGGTGAAGGCCTTCGGGCGCATCGACGGGCTGGTCAACAATGCCGGCATCTATCCGCGCGGCGTGCTGACTGAGACCACGGCGACCTTCTTCGACCATATCTTCGCGATCAACACCCGCGCGCCGCTGCTTTGCGCCGAGGCCGCGATCCGAGCCTTCCGCCTGCAGAAATCCGGCGGCGCGATCGTCACCGTCGGCTCGATCAACGCCTATTGCGGGCTCTCCAACCTGACCGTCTATTCGATGTCGAAGGGCGCGCTGATGACGATGACGCGCAACCTCGCCAATGCGCTGGGACCTGAGCATATCCGGGTGAACCAGCTCAATGTCGGCTGGACCTTCACCGCCAATGAGGATGTGACACAGCAGCGCGAGGGCCAGAAGCCCGGCTGGCAGGACCATGTCCCGCTCAAGCTCGCCCCGACCGGTCGGATCATGCAGCCCGAGGAGATCGCGGCCCACACCGCCTTCTGGCTCTCCGACGAGAGCGCCCCGGTCTCGGGCCAGCTCTACGAGGCCGAGCAATATCCGCTGATCGGACGCGTCTGA
- a CDS encoding DUF1489 family protein has product MPLHLLKLCVGAESISDLEEWIEEQSLLRRRMGRPDEQTHTTRMVPKRVGEIVDGGSLYWVIKGQISARQRLMEIRPFTDADGIGRCHLVMEPVVVPVEPRPCRPFQGWRYLADKDKPRDIDGRSGDLGVMPEAMRRELAELGLL; this is encoded by the coding sequence ATGCCACTTCACCTGCTCAAACTCTGCGTCGGCGCCGAATCGATCAGCGATCTCGAGGAATGGATCGAGGAGCAGTCGCTGCTGCGCCGGCGGATGGGCCGACCCGACGAGCAGACGCATACCACCCGCATGGTGCCCAAGCGCGTTGGCGAGATCGTCGATGGCGGCTCGCTCTATTGGGTGATCAAGGGCCAGATCTCGGCCCGCCAGCGCCTGATGGAGATCAGGCCCTTCACCGACGCGGACGGCATCGGCCGCTGCCATCTGGTGATGGAGCCGGTGGTGGTGCCGGTCGAGCCGCGGCCCTGCCGGCCCTTCCAGGGCTGGCGCTATCTCGCCGACAAGGACAAGCCGCGCGACATTGATGGCCGCAGCGGCGATCTCGGCGTGATGCCGGAGGCGATGCGGCGGGAGTTGGCGGAATTGGGGTTGCTGTAG